In one Salipiger abyssi genomic region, the following are encoded:
- the ccmD gene encoding heme exporter protein CcmD, which yields MMPDLGKYAFAVLASYGVSLGLLVVLVGLSIARARKVRAELAKIEERIKSNG from the coding sequence ATGATGCCGGATCTGGGAAAATACGCCTTTGCGGTGCTGGCCTCCTACGGGGTCAGCCTGGGGCTGCTCGTCGTGCTGGTCGGGCTGAGCATCGCGCGCGCCCGCAAGGTGCGGGCCGAGCTTGCGAAAATCGAGGAACGGATCAAATCCAATGGCTGA